One region of Aurantimonas sp. HBX-1 genomic DNA includes:
- a CDS encoding DNA methyltransferase, with protein MSNDHEWLNLIEVSGPFLAVPVLREVFPQGLEALPSGRPQRLRRTYEEWRDAVDMDDLDLPALHAAWIDDVLVTALEMDETVLRKGATLPEQLTVSMPEHGVTVAPDLAVVNPTNSDDPLLLIHVYQPDTDLDATRRFDGLAITPADRMVALLRATGCPTGIVTNGERWMLVHAPVGAVAGFASWYARLWGQEPETLRAFVSLLGIRRFFGPEEAKLPALYERSLKHQDDVTEALGEQVRRAVEVLVQALDRADQDRNRELLRDVDPRELYEAGLTVMMRLVFLLSAEERALLLLGDPRYDSFYAISSLRMQLRADSEEILERRRSAWCRLLALFRGVYGGIDHPTLRLPALGGSLFDPDRYPFLEGRQKGTSWRSDPAEPLPIDDRTVLLLLEAIQTFEGRTLSYRALDVEQIGHVYEGLLERTVKRVDDVTLELDSGAKAKSPRVTLGEVESARLDGPARVAELLKERSERSESAIRSALERAADDRLAARLLTVCRGDIGLRDRILPYAPLLRTDPWGYPLVHHKGAFVVVLGAERRESGTHYTPKSLTEKIVEETLTPAAYRGPAEGKAPEDWELRSAEELLDLKICDPAMGSGAFLVQACRWLSDRLVEAWSVTEASGKRIDSEGRLLDEGDGEGFEPLSQDAEERAVIARRLVAERCLYGVDKNPLAVELAKLSLWLTTTSKGRPFGFLDHNLRSGDSLLGIHDLGQLVELDMSPKGKTQLRLFGRTIRLAIDKALELRARLRDIRIRDIKDVEAMAALDTQSRGELALPTLIADAFVGIILAEDRAGERTARIETLAAFADAMVSGENSKKDRVRRDASTDLAKDSLDSTARHPFHWPLEFPEVFDRENGGFDAIVGNPPFLGNRLWKGALGERFQWQCQLVLGVSPAKIDLCVVFHRRAADLMRRGGSYGLLATSNIAEGSAIVLGLGEIVKRGSIYFARKGMPWPGTAAVVVAVVGFFKGEWNGRNDADGHDCDRIGPRLEPEEANSWAPVALSDGIFSFAGVDNSKGLAFVITPDHPWFERLKDEPNSLLRPYVTGDDITSSALNDVARWALDIADRELGDIQRDWPEAYQFITEVVQPTRTPEALKSYKGLIDRWWQFWNHRADLMRRIRQNERFIAYSKVTKHPICMLAPSDWIYTNKVVLIGFERDDLFPICLSTPFRSWLEAYSGAGLGVTLQLSISESIAKFPLPSGAVSQEGVDAALRFNDIAVAWSADHQCGLTDLMNAVHSPDNDDSRIAELRVLFETLDRHVAAAFGWADLDVSYDFHEVNASSGSTQWRYSLSEEIREELLRRLVALNKAQHEEEIVKQSDAGKSGSGKARGRRRRNSETPDFTLDLDDVLLKINDRGA; from the coding sequence ATGAGCAACGATCACGAGTGGCTGAACCTCATCGAAGTCTCTGGGCCCTTTCTGGCGGTGCCCGTGCTGCGGGAAGTCTTCCCGCAAGGCCTCGAAGCTCTGCCTTCCGGGCGACCTCAGCGGCTTCGTCGGACCTATGAGGAATGGCGCGATGCCGTCGACATGGACGACCTCGACCTTCCAGCGCTGCACGCGGCCTGGATCGACGACGTGCTGGTCACCGCGCTGGAAATGGATGAGACGGTGCTGCGCAAGGGCGCGACATTGCCTGAGCAGCTCACTGTCTCGATGCCCGAACACGGGGTCACGGTCGCGCCCGACCTGGCCGTCGTGAATCCGACGAACTCCGACGACCCGCTTCTGCTCATCCACGTCTATCAGCCGGACACCGACCTGGACGCGACGCGCCGTTTCGATGGCCTCGCGATCACCCCGGCCGACCGGATGGTCGCTCTGCTCCGGGCGACGGGATGCCCCACTGGCATCGTCACCAATGGTGAGCGCTGGATGCTCGTCCACGCGCCCGTCGGCGCCGTGGCAGGCTTCGCGAGCTGGTATGCGCGGCTCTGGGGCCAGGAACCCGAAACGCTGCGCGCCTTCGTCAGCCTTCTGGGCATCCGCCGCTTCTTCGGACCGGAAGAAGCAAAGCTGCCGGCGCTCTATGAGCGGTCCTTGAAGCACCAGGACGACGTGACCGAAGCGCTCGGAGAACAGGTCCGGCGCGCCGTCGAAGTGCTCGTTCAGGCCCTCGACCGCGCCGACCAGGATCGCAATCGCGAACTCCTGCGCGACGTCGATCCGCGAGAGCTCTACGAGGCCGGTCTGACGGTCATGATGCGGCTCGTCTTCCTGCTATCGGCCGAGGAACGCGCCCTGCTCCTGCTCGGTGATCCCCGCTACGACTCCTTCTACGCCATCTCCAGCCTGCGGATGCAGCTACGCGCGGATTCCGAAGAGATCCTCGAGCGTCGCAGATCCGCCTGGTGTCGGCTGCTCGCCCTGTTTCGTGGCGTGTATGGCGGTATCGATCATCCGACGCTGCGGCTGCCCGCGCTCGGTGGTTCGTTGTTCGACCCCGATCGCTACCCCTTCCTCGAAGGACGCCAGAAGGGCACGAGCTGGCGCAGTGATCCGGCTGAACCGCTGCCGATCGACGACCGCACCGTTCTGCTGCTGTTGGAAGCGATCCAGACTTTCGAAGGCCGCACGCTGTCCTACCGCGCGCTCGACGTGGAGCAGATCGGGCACGTCTACGAGGGCCTCCTCGAACGCACGGTGAAGCGCGTCGACGACGTCACCCTGGAACTCGATAGCGGCGCGAAGGCCAAGAGTCCGCGCGTGACGCTCGGCGAGGTCGAGTCGGCGCGCCTGGATGGTCCGGCGAGGGTTGCTGAACTGCTGAAGGAACGGAGCGAACGCTCGGAGTCCGCCATCCGCAGCGCCCTCGAGCGGGCAGCCGACGATCGTCTCGCCGCGCGCCTGCTCACCGTTTGCCGCGGCGACATCGGTCTGCGCGACCGCATCCTGCCCTACGCGCCCCTCCTGCGGACCGACCCCTGGGGCTATCCGCTCGTCCACCACAAGGGCGCCTTCGTCGTCGTTCTCGGCGCCGAACGGCGCGAGAGCGGCACGCACTACACGCCCAAGAGCCTGACGGAGAAGATTGTCGAGGAGACGCTGACGCCCGCCGCCTATCGCGGTCCGGCCGAGGGCAAGGCGCCCGAGGATTGGGAGCTGAGGAGCGCCGAGGAGTTGCTCGACCTGAAGATCTGCGACCCTGCCATGGGGTCCGGAGCCTTCCTCGTTCAGGCGTGCCGCTGGCTCTCCGACCGGCTTGTCGAGGCCTGGTCGGTGACCGAAGCGAGCGGCAAGCGGATCGACAGCGAAGGCCGCCTTCTCGATGAAGGCGATGGCGAGGGTTTCGAGCCCTTGTCTCAGGACGCCGAGGAGCGCGCCGTCATTGCCCGCCGCCTCGTGGCGGAACGCTGCCTCTACGGCGTGGACAAGAATCCGCTCGCTGTCGAACTAGCGAAGCTCTCGCTCTGGCTCACCACGACGTCCAAGGGACGGCCCTTCGGCTTCCTTGACCACAATCTGCGCAGTGGCGACAGCCTTCTCGGCATTCACGATCTTGGTCAGCTGGTCGAGCTCGACATGAGCCCGAAGGGAAAGACTCAGCTTCGACTATTCGGTCGGACGATCCGGTTAGCGATCGACAAGGCACTCGAACTTCGCGCGCGTCTGCGGGATATCCGCATTCGCGACATAAAGGATGTCGAAGCCATGGCGGCACTCGACACGCAATCGCGCGGCGAGCTGGCACTGCCGACGCTCATTGCCGATGCGTTCGTCGGCATTATTCTGGCTGAAGATCGGGCTGGAGAACGGACAGCCAGGATCGAGACGCTGGCTGCATTCGCCGATGCCATGGTAAGTGGCGAAAACTCAAAGAAGGATAGGGTCCGGCGCGATGCATCAACTGACTTGGCAAAAGACTCCCTAGACAGCACCGCGCGGCACCCATTCCATTGGCCGCTTGAATTTCCAGAGGTCTTTGACCGAGAAAATGGAGGTTTTGACGCCATCGTCGGGAACCCACCGTTCTTGGGCAACCGCTTGTGGAAGGGAGCTTTGGGCGAACGGTTCCAATGGCAGTGCCAACTGGTTCTCGGAGTCTCTCCCGCAAAAATCGACCTTTGTGTCGTCTTTCACCGACGCGCTGCCGATCTCATGAGGCGAGGAGGCAGCTACGGCCTGCTTGCTACGAGCAACATTGCAGAAGGCAGTGCGATCGTCCTTGGGCTCGGAGAGATAGTCAAGCGAGGTAGTATCTACTTCGCAAGAAAGGGAATGCCATGGCCGGGCACAGCTGCCGTCGTCGTTGCAGTTGTCGGGTTCTTCAAGGGCGAGTGGAACGGACGGAACGATGCAGACGGTCATGATTGTGATCGCATCGGACCTCGCCTTGAGCCAGAAGAAGCAAATAGCTGGGCACCCGTCGCGCTGTCGGACGGCATATTCAGCTTTGCGGGCGTGGATAACAGTAAGGGACTGGCGTTCGTTATCACCCCGGACCATCCTTGGTTCGAACGCCTGAAGGATGAACCAAACAGTCTGTTAAGGCCCTACGTCACCGGCGATGATATCACCAGTTCGGCCTTGAATGACGTAGCGCGGTGGGCGCTTGATATTGCCGACCGTGAACTCGGCGACATCCAACGCGATTGGCCTGAGGCTTATCAATTCATTACTGAGGTCGTGCAACCGACCCGGACACCAGAAGCCTTGAAAAGCTATAAAGGTCTTATCGATCGTTGGTGGCAGTTCTGGAATCACCGCGCTGACTTGATGCGCAGGATTCGCCAGAACGAAAGGTTCATTGCATATTCCAAGGTGACCAAACATCCCATCTGCATGCTGGCTCCCTCAGATTGGATCTACACCAACAAGGTGGTTTTGATCGGCTTCGAAAGGGATGATTTATTTCCTATATGCCTGAGCACCCCATTCCGATCATGGCTTGAAGCCTACAGCGGCGCAGGCTTAGGAGTAACTCTTCAGCTATCCATCAGCGAATCGATAGCAAAGTTTCCGCTGCCGAGCGGGGCGGTGTCGCAAGAGGGAGTCGATGCGGCCCTTCGCTTCAACGACATCGCCGTCGCTTGGAGCGCGGACCATCAATGCGGCCTCACCGATCTCATGAACGCGGTTCATTCGCCCGACAACGATGATTCTCGAATTGCAGAACTCAGGGTGCTTTTCGAGACCCTAGATAGGCATGTGGCAGCAGCTTTTGGCTGGGCCGATCTGGACGTCAGTTATGACTTCCATGAAGTGAATGCATCTTCTGGCAGCACACAATGGCGCTATTCGCTCAGCGAAGAAATCCGAGAAGAGCTGCTTCGAAGACTAGTCGCCCTCAACAAAGCTCAACATGAGGAAGAAATCGTCAAGCAATCCGACGCTGGAAAGTCCGGGTCGGGCAAGGCGCGCGGGCGCCGCAGAAGAAATAGTGAAACGCCGGATTTTACGCTCGACCTCGACGATGTTCTCTTAAAAATTAATGATAGGGGTGCTTGA
- the drmA gene encoding DISARM system helicase DrmA, which yields MADLTTTTEPSVSAWIVKRTSNAPRYSVRIDVGSTTHGAIEEGHWVVALDDGGNVSEVGRILRIRSDLDGATIHFDHWQTVEPSVPLADLGLTAPTAPVVRLPWDEFLRILPLLGVPDPGAVPLIDDVAYTRDLLELAVRDDLLGPAGGPHELIKDMSVRDRYLVGKLAPRRPDDDQAAGVEPASAAEEAGDLEDERTAPLHEPGAEFASASGRVEPEDDALDEIDTTNNQSLVPSSLGLTFCVAPNVEKLAVDARWGRYERVPNDEHDIVKTRKNRQTGHEEEVKVRVWQRIPCGGFVAVPLVDGPIKPSTPDPDQPDVRLQGTVRTNNKGERLVTLFLVNGQLEPEDNKDRAWLFQPEITVEAPEGQSDKSVFRRRPSNEVVVDDPERDRLALIYRDRLEFAVGHGVSVHADTTPEDPTKAHRVRTEIIPRYEVAVTETPGLDPRDRPAMRRMLDEGWLDMTRLAEMAPDALREALSCLIDDYAVWIDEQKARLGSEITGFDDPGKDVIERCEEILRRLREGMSTLFADPKALEAFRFANRSMAMQRVRSIYALKRRRNETVDLTTLDVPKNRSWRPFQLAFLLLSIPSLADPAHPDRTKPVEAFADLLWFPTGGGKTEAYLGVAAFAMAMRRLKNDLGGLDASRGLAVIMRYTLRLLTLQQFQRATTLLCAMEVIRRTDDKTWGKEPFTLGLWVGNRVTPGTTEASHQAIEAIRNNDRNKAGIASPAQLTSCPWCGSEISGGRDIEVDRVAGRTLIHCGDKLGGCEFSKAKSSGQPHPGLPVKVVDEEIYHRPPTMMIATVDKFAMMAWRPEVRNLFGRVDQECGRHGLLWPSHDCGTGHRARGSYPAASVKPVRAIRPPDLIIQDEFHLISGPLGTMVGLYETAVDELSSWVLGDTKVRPKVVASTATVRRADDQVRNVFMRRISVFPPTGLDVEDNFFSVQRPIGEKPGRRYMGVCAPGSSRPAVLIRTYTAFLTAAQALFDRFGPVADPYMTLVGYFNSLRELGGMKRLAEDDVQTRSFRVNMSLVDRPGLSQRRVEEISELTSRVSSQDIPRYLDQLEVPFEGVFDPAQGKWFTNRKPGEARPIDAVLATNMLSVGVDVNRLGVMVVNGQPKGTAEYIQATSRVGRTPPGLVATVLTWARPRDLSHYETFEHYHATFYQHVEAQSVTPFSPRALDRGLTGAMLSIMRHTYDPFAANDGAGAMNSPSLNEMLETIGAIAARTWEVTEDSGKKALTEAEMKSRADDWANEAGVGGRTLVYQKHGAGPTAYPLLSAPGIKPWTDWTVPMSMREVEPGVRLVMEDDRSTSDPTWRPRVTQPEEDQQ from the coding sequence ATGGCCGATCTGACCACGACTACCGAACCATCTGTCAGCGCCTGGATAGTCAAGCGGACGTCCAACGCGCCCCGCTATTCCGTCCGTATCGACGTGGGGTCGACCACTCACGGCGCAATCGAAGAGGGCCACTGGGTCGTCGCACTGGACGATGGTGGCAACGTCTCCGAGGTGGGCCGTATCCTTCGCATCCGCTCGGACCTCGACGGCGCCACGATCCATTTCGACCATTGGCAGACCGTCGAACCGTCCGTGCCGCTCGCCGACCTCGGCTTGACCGCGCCGACCGCCCCTGTTGTGCGGCTCCCATGGGACGAGTTCCTCCGCATCCTACCGCTGCTCGGCGTTCCTGACCCCGGCGCAGTGCCGCTGATCGACGATGTCGCCTACACCCGCGATCTCCTGGAACTCGCCGTGCGTGACGATCTGCTCGGCCCCGCCGGTGGCCCCCATGAGCTGATCAAGGACATGAGCGTCCGCGACCGCTATCTGGTCGGCAAGCTGGCGCCGCGCCGGCCGGACGACGACCAGGCGGCCGGGGTCGAACCGGCTTCGGCGGCCGAGGAAGCCGGCGACCTCGAGGATGAACGGACGGCGCCGCTCCACGAGCCCGGCGCCGAGTTCGCCAGTGCATCTGGCAGGGTGGAACCCGAGGACGACGCCCTTGATGAGATCGACACCACGAACAACCAGTCGCTGGTTCCCTCCAGCTTGGGCCTGACCTTCTGCGTGGCGCCCAACGTCGAGAAGCTGGCAGTCGATGCACGATGGGGACGCTACGAGCGCGTTCCCAACGATGAGCACGACATCGTCAAGACACGGAAGAACCGTCAAACCGGCCACGAGGAGGAGGTGAAGGTCAGGGTCTGGCAGCGGATCCCGTGCGGTGGCTTCGTGGCCGTTCCGCTCGTCGACGGGCCGATCAAGCCGTCCACTCCCGACCCTGATCAACCGGATGTCCGCCTGCAGGGGACGGTTCGGACGAACAACAAGGGGGAGCGCCTGGTCACATTGTTCCTCGTCAACGGGCAGTTGGAACCCGAAGACAACAAGGACCGCGCCTGGCTGTTCCAGCCGGAGATCACCGTCGAGGCCCCCGAGGGCCAGAGCGACAAATCGGTGTTCCGCCGCCGGCCGTCCAACGAGGTCGTGGTCGACGATCCGGAACGCGACCGCCTTGCTCTCATCTATCGCGACCGGCTGGAGTTCGCGGTCGGCCACGGGGTGTCCGTCCACGCCGACACGACGCCCGAGGATCCGACGAAGGCCCATCGCGTCAGAACCGAGATCATCCCGCGCTACGAAGTCGCCGTTACCGAAACGCCTGGCCTCGACCCCAGGGACCGCCCGGCCATGCGCCGCATGCTCGACGAGGGCTGGCTCGACATGACCCGACTGGCGGAGATGGCGCCGGACGCACTGCGCGAGGCGCTCTCGTGCCTCATCGACGATTACGCCGTTTGGATCGACGAGCAGAAAGCCCGGCTGGGGTCGGAGATCACCGGCTTCGACGATCCGGGCAAGGACGTCATCGAGCGCTGCGAGGAGATCCTGCGGCGCCTCCGAGAGGGCATGAGCACGCTCTTCGCCGATCCGAAAGCGCTGGAGGCATTCCGCTTCGCCAACCGGTCCATGGCCATGCAGCGTGTCCGAAGCATCTACGCGCTGAAGCGTAGACGGAACGAGACCGTCGATTTGACCACGTTGGACGTGCCGAAGAACAGATCTTGGCGCCCGTTCCAGCTGGCGTTCCTGCTGCTGTCGATCCCATCGCTCGCCGATCCGGCACATCCGGACCGGACGAAGCCGGTCGAGGCGTTCGCTGATCTGCTCTGGTTCCCGACGGGTGGCGGCAAGACCGAGGCCTATCTCGGCGTGGCGGCTTTCGCCATGGCCATGCGCCGGCTGAAGAACGATCTGGGCGGCCTCGACGCCTCCCGCGGTCTGGCCGTCATCATGCGCTACACCCTTAGACTTCTGACCCTGCAGCAATTCCAACGGGCGACGACGCTGCTCTGTGCGATGGAGGTGATCCGCCGCACGGACGACAAGACGTGGGGCAAGGAACCGTTCACGCTCGGCCTCTGGGTGGGCAACCGTGTGACTCCGGGGACGACGGAAGCCTCTCATCAGGCCATTGAGGCCATTCGAAACAACGACCGCAACAAGGCCGGCATTGCCTCGCCAGCACAGCTGACCAGCTGTCCGTGGTGCGGTTCGGAGATTTCCGGCGGTCGCGACATCGAGGTGGACAGGGTCGCGGGAAGAACGCTGATCCACTGCGGCGACAAGCTCGGCGGTTGCGAATTCTCGAAAGCGAAATCGAGTGGCCAACCTCACCCGGGGCTTCCGGTGAAGGTCGTCGACGAGGAGATCTATCACCGCCCTCCGACGATGATGATCGCGACCGTCGACAAGTTCGCGATGATGGCGTGGCGCCCCGAGGTTCGAAACCTGTTCGGCCGCGTCGATCAGGAGTGCGGACGCCATGGCCTGCTCTGGCCTAGCCACGACTGTGGCACCGGACACAGGGCAAGGGGTTCGTATCCCGCCGCCAGTGTAAAGCCGGTCCGCGCCATCAGGCCGCCAGACCTCATCATCCAGGACGAGTTCCACCTCATCAGCGGTCCACTGGGCACGATGGTGGGCCTGTACGAGACGGCCGTCGACGAGTTGAGCAGCTGGGTTCTAGGCGACACGAAAGTCCGCCCCAAAGTCGTCGCCTCCACCGCGACCGTGCGGCGCGCAGATGATCAGGTACGCAATGTCTTCATGCGCCGAATCTCGGTGTTCCCGCCCACGGGATTGGACGTCGAGGATAACTTCTTCTCCGTACAGCGACCAATCGGCGAGAAACCCGGGCGGCGCTACATGGGCGTCTGTGCGCCGGGCAGCTCGCGTCCTGCGGTGCTGATCAGGACCTACACTGCATTCCTGACCGCCGCGCAGGCACTGTTCGATCGGTTCGGTCCGGTGGCCGACCCCTACATGACGCTCGTCGGCTACTTCAACTCGCTGCGAGAACTCGGCGGCATGAAGCGGTTGGCGGAAGACGACGTCCAGACGCGTTCGTTCCGCGTCAACATGAGCTTGGTGGACCGGCCGGGGCTCTCCCAGCGACGTGTCGAGGAAATCAGCGAACTGACGTCGCGCGTCTCGAGCCAGGACATTCCGCGATACCTCGATCAGCTCGAGGTTCCATTCGAGGGGGTCTTCGATCCGGCACAGGGCAAATGGTTCACCAACAGGAAGCCAGGAGAGGCCCGACCGATCGATGCCGTGCTGGCGACTAATATGCTGTCGGTCGGTGTCGACGTGAATCGTCTCGGGGTGATGGTCGTCAACGGTCAGCCAAAGGGAACGGCCGAATACATCCAAGCGACGAGCCGTGTGGGCCGTACGCCGCCGGGGCTCGTGGCGACCGTGCTGACGTGGGCGCGGCCTCGCGACCTGTCGCACTACGAGACATTCGAGCACTACCACGCGACCTTCTACCAGCATGTCGAAGCCCAATCCGTCACGCCGTTCTCACCGCGTGCGCTGGACCGAGGGCTTACGGGCGCGATGCTTTCCATCATGCGCCATACCTATGATCCCTTTGCGGCGAACGATGGGGCTGGCGCGATGAACAGTCCGAGCCTCAACGAGATGCTGGAAACGATTGGAGCCATCGCCGCCCGAACCTGGGAAGTCACCGAGGATTCGGGGAAGAAGGCTTTGACCGAAGCCGAGATGAAGAGCCGTGCCGACGATTGGGCCAATGAAGCGGGCGTCGGCGGCCGCACACTCGTCTACCAGAAGCATGGCGCGGGTCCCACCGCCTATCCGCTGCTCTCGGCGCCCGGCATCAAGCCCTGGACCGACTGGACCGTCCCGATGTCGATGCGAGAGGTCGAGCCCGGCGTGCGGCTCGTGATGGAGGACGATCGATCGACCAGTGATCCGACTTGGCGACCGCGGGTGACGCAGCCCGAGGAGGATCAGCAATGA
- the drmB gene encoding DUF1998 domain-containing protein: protein MSRTPVGEIRPSQLLWTYGPGALIDLPNMSVVTMGIDRWEKDRCQPIQEARLLANVRSVLGPQVDSLRMPPIGERDIIDPFSAAALIGVPVKPFPRWLRCVKCGLLSPYDAGLFKLKENRYRPESTRFVHEGCRGSNNNQRARDADAVPARFLMACRAGHLDDFAWHWFVHGGPSTCRATLRFFESGASLQTENLWVKCDGCGASKNMAQAFGQAGRDNLPGCRGRHPHIDKFEDDCTEDPRAILLGATNGWFPVTLSVLAIPQTGSPLAQLVADGWTFFEDVSSAAEVAFVVKTLKKTAQLPGIEQFTDDQIWTAIEVHRNGGSTVEQSDLKGPEWDVLTADSPPTDYPHFMSKKVAIPSGFGSAITRVLLLERLREVNALLGFTRVESPDEGTGDDAAPRAPLGRAAPNWVPATQVQGEGIFIRFNVDALKAWADKETVKSLDARLRQGHRGWRHKRNLDPNEGYPGVRYVMLHTLAHMLIRELALECGYNAASIRERIYADVEDGRDQAGFLIYTAAADSDGTLGGLVELGKPENLGRLLRQALDRAYICASDPLCSEHDPSKDQSLHGAACHACSFVSETSCERGNRHLDRSLVVPTLENPDAAFFETV, encoded by the coding sequence ATGAGCAGGACACCCGTAGGAGAAATCCGACCGAGCCAGTTGCTTTGGACCTATGGTCCAGGAGCATTGATCGACCTCCCGAACATGTCGGTGGTCACGATGGGGATCGATCGCTGGGAGAAAGATCGGTGTCAGCCGATACAAGAGGCACGCCTGCTCGCCAATGTCCGGAGCGTGCTCGGTCCCCAAGTCGATTCATTACGTATGCCACCCATCGGCGAGAGGGACATCATAGACCCCTTTTCTGCCGCGGCGCTGATCGGCGTGCCCGTCAAGCCTTTCCCGAGATGGCTGCGCTGTGTGAAATGCGGGCTGCTGTCACCCTATGACGCCGGCTTGTTCAAGCTGAAAGAGAACAGGTACCGCCCGGAATCGACGCGCTTCGTTCATGAGGGTTGTCGAGGATCGAACAACAATCAAAGGGCCAGAGATGCCGATGCGGTTCCGGCCCGCTTCCTCATGGCGTGTCGTGCTGGCCATCTCGATGACTTTGCTTGGCACTGGTTCGTTCATGGTGGGCCGAGCACATGCCGAGCGACGTTGAGATTCTTCGAGAGCGGCGCATCGCTTCAAACCGAGAACCTGTGGGTCAAGTGTGACGGCTGCGGCGCATCGAAGAACATGGCGCAGGCCTTCGGTCAGGCCGGTCGAGACAATCTACCGGGGTGCCGCGGGCGACATCCGCACATCGACAAGTTCGAAGACGATTGCACTGAAGACCCTCGTGCCATCCTTCTAGGGGCAACGAATGGCTGGTTCCCCGTCACATTGTCGGTCCTGGCCATCCCGCAAACAGGAAGTCCTTTGGCGCAACTGGTCGCGGACGGCTGGACCTTCTTCGAAGATGTCAGTTCCGCTGCCGAGGTCGCGTTCGTCGTCAAGACCCTCAAGAAGACCGCTCAGTTGCCCGGGATCGAGCAGTTCACCGACGATCAGATCTGGACCGCCATAGAAGTCCATCGCAATGGTGGATCGACCGTCGAACAGAGTGATTTGAAGGGGCCGGAATGGGATGTGCTGACGGCCGACAGCCCGCCGACCGACTATCCGCACTTCATGAGCAAGAAGGTCGCCATTCCTTCAGGCTTTGGTTCGGCGATCACACGCGTCCTCTTGCTGGAGCGCCTTCGTGAGGTGAATGCACTCCTCGGGTTCACGAGGGTCGAGTCCCCGGATGAGGGCACGGGAGACGACGCGGCCCCACGCGCTCCACTCGGACGCGCCGCGCCTAACTGGGTGCCAGCCACTCAGGTTCAGGGAGAAGGTATTTTCATCCGCTTCAATGTCGATGCATTGAAGGCTTGGGCGGACAAGGAGACCGTGAAATCGCTTGATGCTCGACTCAGACAGGGGCACCGCGGATGGCGTCACAAGCGAAACCTCGACCCAAACGAAGGTTATCCAGGCGTCCGCTACGTCATGCTCCACACCCTTGCGCACATGCTGATCCGGGAACTGGCGCTGGAGTGCGGCTATAATGCCGCGAGCATTCGTGAACGGATATATGCGGATGTCGAGGACGGAAGGGATCAAGCCGGATTTCTCATCTACACGGCTGCGGCAGACTCCGATGGAACCCTCGGGGGACTGGTAGAACTCGGCAAGCCCGAAAATCTCGGCCGACTTCTACGCCAAGCTCTGGACCGCGCATATATCTGCGCCTCCGATCCCCTCTGTTCAGAACACGATCCAAGCAAGGATCAGTCGCTTCACGGCGCAGCGTGTCACGCTTGTTCTTTTGTCTCGGAAACGTCATGTGAGAGGGGAAATCGCCATCTCGATCGCTCCCTCGTCGTGCCCACGCTCGAAAACCCCGATGCAGCATTCTTCGAGACCGTCTGA
- the drmC gene encoding DISARM system phospholipase D-like protein DrmC, whose amino-acid sequence MEAMLIAATDLVALLSPSRIEALADRVRGSLSAERDGNLHQLVTTPAARAALDRLIAAWRQTEISGDVFAGILVGAAYARQQAQRESSVELVWTGPTTPFVATRRTEQVLLDLIHRAQTDLFLVSFVAYDVSSVVDALNAAAARGIEVRILLETSASQGGSLSVDPVATMRRCVPSAALYVWTDRPAPFDEGRVHAKVAVADGLTAFLTSANLTGHALEKNMEAGVVISGGHVPTGLRAHLLALIKTRVIRKI is encoded by the coding sequence ATGGAAGCGATGCTGATCGCAGCCACGGATCTCGTGGCCCTGTTGTCTCCGTCGAGGATCGAAGCACTTGCTGATCGTGTCCGCGGCTCGCTGTCGGCCGAAAGAGATGGAAACCTGCATCAGCTTGTGACTACGCCGGCTGCTCGCGCAGCGCTCGATCGTCTGATCGCCGCGTGGAGGCAGACGGAAATATCAGGTGATGTATTTGCCGGCATATTGGTCGGCGCGGCATACGCCCGCCAACAGGCACAGCGCGAGAGCAGTGTCGAACTCGTCTGGACAGGCCCGACAACACCCTTCGTCGCCACCCGTCGCACAGAGCAGGTGCTTCTGGATCTCATCCATCGCGCGCAGACTGACCTCTTTCTCGTCAGCTTCGTCGCATACGATGTCTCCTCGGTCGTCGACGCATTGAACGCCGCAGCTGCTCGCGGCATCGAAGTCCGTATTCTACTGGAGACCTCCGCGAGCCAAGGTGGGAGCCTATCCGTCGACCCTGTCGCCACGATGCGGCGCTGTGTGCCTTCGGCAGCCCTGTATGTCTGGACCGACCGGCCTGCACCGTTCGATGAAGGAAGGGTTCACGCGAAAGTAGCTGTCGCCGACGGGCTCACGGCCTTTTTGACCAGTGCAAACCTTACTGGACACGCACTCGAGAAAAATATGGAGGCCGGCGTCGTTATCAGCGGTGGACACGTACCGACGGGTCTACGCGCGCATCTTCTTGCTCTAATTAAAACGAGGGTCATTCGGAAAATTTAG